Proteins co-encoded in one Bremerella sp. TYQ1 genomic window:
- a CDS encoding serine/threonine-protein kinase, protein MSDSPKDSDSPKPEEDELQSSAKGPAAEARGSDSATADHLPDGRNYLEEPPTVISTKKGSVADSTGRTYSLAELTLGKELVGQTLGHFQLDAFVGAGGMGAVFRGHDTLLDRQVAVKVLSGEHNTKEETVRRFRNEAQSAARLDHPNIARVYYVGEDKGWNYIVFEFIDGTNIRDEVERSGPLEIELAVSYLVQVAEALDHASTRDVVHRDIKPSNILVDAQHRAKLVDMGLARLHQVNSQDSDLTASGMTLGTFDYISPEQARDPRSADVRSDLYSLGCTFFFMLTGRPPFPEGTVLQKLLSHSGEEPPDPREFRPEVPDEVVHILSRLMAKNPNDRYQKPGELIAAALLLIDELNLASPHVTSAVYVPTTENRSSLVERHLPWVMPAIILVVVVFVLEAIWSAQDDSLISDPSYSSAANMQPIIPEKQRVTSESDSAVSKSETGSTVKPIEDTKPMPDKTPEVVDNLAAPKGNSGTTASPVVPTEPIVSTPKPVEPAAVVAKEPAPPAAPNVVTIPADASTLYEAITMAQADPLLDTIELRYSGELGVERPFVLGDKSLTVRAAPGFTPSIVFRPQDIEPWDRMILLRSNTLTLQKIQLKIVLPPVSMREWSLFQLENAELKMDSCQVTVQRDDETLIPESLRRATAVISTPSTTATDSTSTSVLGSARYCIVDIRNSMIKGEASLLRSNGQQPLRVICENSLIALSGNVLSSYSEAAVGAMSGIVQMRLEGCTLDTAGSLIRREGTVLIPLRTWMLNCAVVWGKTTPLLFQRTTKDTVDEMSKSIAFTCEDNVYALSSATREMILLESTSMGASSKRSIDFSQWKMMWDDLFSEPSESIWANPLPAMKAYSARIPGDYRLLDDLSENPAVRPDDRNAGVDFTKLLSGVSPLSGASGNDSSVTN, encoded by the coding sequence ATGTCTGATTCGCCCAAAGACTCTGATAGCCCCAAGCCTGAAGAAGACGAACTCCAATCGTCGGCTAAGGGGCCTGCTGCAGAGGCTCGCGGAAGCGATTCGGCAACCGCAGACCACTTGCCAGATGGAAGGAATTATCTGGAAGAGCCGCCCACGGTGATTTCCACCAAAAAGGGGAGCGTCGCTGATTCGACCGGCAGGACTTACTCTCTGGCAGAATTGACGCTGGGGAAAGAACTCGTTGGGCAAACACTTGGGCATTTCCAACTGGACGCTTTCGTGGGCGCCGGGGGAATGGGGGCCGTGTTTCGCGGCCACGATACGCTCTTGGATCGTCAAGTCGCCGTGAAAGTACTTTCCGGCGAGCACAACACCAAAGAAGAAACGGTTCGTCGCTTTCGCAACGAAGCCCAAAGTGCGGCCCGCCTCGACCATCCGAACATCGCCAGGGTCTATTACGTCGGCGAGGACAAAGGGTGGAACTATATCGTTTTTGAGTTTATCGATGGCACGAACATCCGTGACGAGGTCGAACGTAGCGGGCCGCTCGAGATTGAGCTCGCCGTAAGTTATCTCGTTCAAGTTGCCGAAGCCTTGGACCACGCTTCGACTCGTGACGTGGTTCATCGAGATATCAAGCCGTCGAATATCCTTGTCGATGCTCAGCACCGAGCAAAGCTGGTCGATATGGGGCTTGCTCGTCTGCACCAAGTCAATTCACAAGACAGCGACCTGACAGCGTCCGGAATGACGCTTGGAACATTTGACTACATTTCCCCAGAGCAAGCCCGCGACCCTCGTAGTGCAGACGTTCGAAGTGACTTGTACTCGTTGGGGTGCACCTTCTTCTTTATGCTGACAGGGCGACCGCCATTTCCGGAAGGGACTGTTCTTCAGAAGCTGCTGAGTCACAGTGGTGAAGAACCACCAGATCCTCGGGAATTTCGGCCAGAAGTCCCTGATGAAGTCGTACATATCTTAAGCCGTCTGATGGCTAAGAATCCGAACGATCGCTATCAAAAGCCTGGGGAACTGATTGCTGCGGCGCTGCTTCTTATCGATGAATTAAATCTTGCGTCGCCGCATGTCACGTCGGCTGTCTACGTTCCGACGACAGAAAATCGTAGTTCGCTAGTCGAACGACATTTGCCATGGGTTATGCCGGCCATCATTCTGGTCGTTGTCGTTTTTGTTTTAGAGGCCATATGGTCGGCGCAAGATGATAGCCTGATTTCCGATCCAAGCTATTCCAGCGCGGCTAATATGCAGCCGATTATTCCCGAGAAGCAGCGGGTAACGTCGGAATCGGATTCGGCTGTCTCGAAGTCGGAAACCGGAAGTACAGTAAAGCCGATTGAAGATACCAAGCCGATGCCTGACAAGACGCCGGAAGTTGTCGACAATCTGGCGGCTCCGAAGGGCAATAGCGGTACGACTGCTTCTCCGGTCGTTCCTACAGAACCGATCGTTTCGACGCCGAAGCCAGTGGAACCTGCTGCGGTGGTTGCGAAAGAACCTGCACCACCGGCCGCACCCAACGTGGTAACCATTCCTGCCGATGCCAGTACGTTGTACGAAGCCATCACGATGGCACAAGCCGACCCGCTGCTTGATACGATCGAACTGCGTTATTCGGGAGAGCTCGGTGTCGAGCGACCGTTTGTGCTCGGTGACAAAAGCTTGACAGTCCGTGCGGCTCCGGGCTTCACGCCTTCGATTGTATTTCGACCGCAAGACATCGAGCCTTGGGATCGAATGATCCTTTTGCGTTCTAACACGCTAACCCTTCAAAAAATTCAACTAAAGATTGTCTTGCCGCCGGTTTCAATGCGCGAGTGGTCGCTTTTCCAACTGGAAAATGCGGAGCTTAAAATGGACAGCTGCCAGGTGACTGTGCAGCGCGACGACGAAACACTGATACCTGAATCGTTACGCCGGGCCACTGCCGTTATCTCCACTCCTAGCACTACAGCGACTGATTCGACATCAACGAGCGTGCTCGGAAGTGCTCGTTACTGCATCGTTGATATCAGAAACTCGATGATCAAGGGCGAAGCAAGCTTGCTGCGAAGTAATGGGCAGCAGCCGCTTCGAGTTATTTGCGAAAATAGTTTGATCGCTCTGTCTGGCAACGTCCTTAGCTCCTATTCCGAGGCAGCAGTTGGTGCAATGAGTGGAATTGTTCAGATGCGACTGGAAGGATGCACGCTAGATACTGCCGGGAGCCTCATTCGACGCGAAGGGACAGTCCTCATTCCGCTGCGGACATGGATGCTCAACTGTGCCGTTGTCTGGGGAAAGACAACTCCGCTGCTCTTTCAAAGAACGACCAAAGATACCGTCGATGAAATGAGCAAATCGATTGCTTTTACCTGTGAAGACAATGTCTACGCCCTGAGCAGCGCTACACGAGAGATGATTTTGTTGGAATCGACTTCCATGGGGGCAAGTTCCAAACGCTCGATCGATTTCTCGCAGTGGAAAATGATGTGGGACGATCTCTTTTCGGAGCCAAGCGAATCGATTTGGGCCAACCCCCTTCCCGCGATGAAAGCTTATTCCGCTCGCATTCCTGGCGACTATCGGTTGCTGGACGACTTGAGCGAGAATCCCGCGGTTCGCCCTGATGACAGGAACGCGGGGGTAGATTTCACAAAGCTTCTTTCTGGCGTGTCGCCCCTCTCTGGTGCCAGCGGTAATGATTCATCGGTCACAAATTGA
- a CDS encoding ABC transporter substrate-binding protein, whose product MELLRIFRISLSLGFLIFLIGCGSGGGPAVTDTLIYGRGGDANALDPIHTDIGESVKVIVNVFEPLVAYDDETLELVPGVAESWETSDDGKEWTFKLRPNVKFHDGTPLNADAVVFTFERILDPDHPHVHSNIIPYYSSYTQIEKIEAIDDLTVKFTLKQPQATFLANIAMYPSGIVSPTAVKKYGADFTRNPVGSGPFQFVHWKPKQEIVLSRFEDYWGEPAGVSRVVFLPSEESSIRVTQLKRSEIHMADNLPPSEVDGLEKAPGVIVQSTPGINIGYLTIQTQKPPLDKAKVRQAICYAIDGERLIEVAYSGHAQNAKSMVPPTLWGHNTELPERKHDVEKAKQLLQEASEEYGFNLPLKLELFVMDQPRPYMQQPRQTAIFIKDELEKVGFQIEIITNDIGQHFQRMTRGEHQLGLSGWSADIADPHNFLHTLLHSDNINEIGGNNLSQYKNAEVDKLLDEAQFELDTDKRAKLYEQAQQLIFEDAPVLPLVHVPVRIAQRDFVKGYHLHPSSQVRLKSARIAEQ is encoded by the coding sequence ATGGAATTGTTGCGAATTTTCCGAATCAGTCTCAGTCTTGGCTTCCTGATCTTTCTCATCGGCTGTGGCAGTGGAGGTGGGCCTGCCGTCACCGATACGCTGATCTATGGCCGTGGCGGGGATGCAAACGCTCTGGACCCGATTCACACTGATATTGGTGAGTCGGTCAAGGTGATCGTGAACGTCTTCGAGCCGCTCGTGGCCTACGATGATGAAACGCTGGAGCTTGTACCTGGCGTGGCCGAGTCTTGGGAAACGAGTGACGACGGAAAAGAATGGACGTTCAAGCTTCGCCCCAATGTGAAGTTTCACGATGGCACTCCTTTGAATGCTGACGCCGTTGTCTTTACGTTCGAGCGAATTCTTGACCCTGATCATCCGCACGTCCATAGCAACATTATCCCGTACTATTCGAGCTATACCCAGATTGAGAAGATCGAGGCGATCGATGATCTGACCGTAAAATTTACTTTGAAACAGCCGCAAGCAACATTTCTGGCCAATATTGCGATGTACCCGTCGGGAATTGTCAGCCCAACAGCGGTGAAGAAGTATGGGGCTGACTTTACGCGAAATCCAGTCGGGTCAGGTCCGTTTCAGTTCGTGCATTGGAAACCGAAACAAGAGATCGTACTTTCTCGTTTTGAAGACTACTGGGGAGAGCCTGCTGGCGTTTCTCGCGTCGTCTTTCTGCCAAGCGAAGAGAGCTCCATTCGCGTGACGCAGCTGAAACGCAGCGAAATTCATATGGCGGATAACTTACCGCCGTCGGAGGTCGATGGCTTGGAAAAAGCTCCTGGGGTAATCGTGCAGTCGACTCCAGGGATCAACATTGGTTATCTGACAATTCAAACGCAAAAGCCTCCGCTGGACAAAGCTAAAGTTCGACAGGCAATTTGTTATGCCATCGACGGCGAAAGACTGATTGAAGTTGCCTATTCGGGACATGCTCAAAATGCAAAGTCGATGGTCCCGCCGACGCTATGGGGACACAATACCGAACTGCCCGAGCGAAAACATGACGTCGAAAAGGCAAAACAACTTCTGCAGGAAGCATCTGAAGAGTATGGCTTTAACTTGCCTTTAAAGTTAGAGCTTTTCGTCATGGATCAGCCGCGGCCATATATGCAGCAGCCTCGTCAGACGGCGATCTTTATCAAGGATGAGTTGGAAAAAGTTGGCTTCCAAATTGAAATCATCACGAACGATATTGGGCAGCATTTTCAACGTATGACACGTGGCGAGCATCAATTGGGGCTAAGTGGTTGGAGCGCCGACATTGCTGATCCTCATAATTTTCTGCATACGCTCCTGCATTCCGACAACATTAACGAGATTGGCGGGAACAATCTGAGCCAGTACAAAAATGCCGAAGTGGATAAGCTTCTCGATGAGGCTCAGTTCGAGCTCGATACCGACAAACGAGCCAAGCTCTACGAACAGGCTCAGCAGTTGATATTTGAAGATGCTCCTGTCCTTCCGCTGGTGCATGTGCCGGTGCGTATAGCCCAACGCGACTTTGTGAAAGGCTATCACTTACACCCCTCTTCCCAAGTTCGTCTTAAGTCGGCGCGGATTGCGGAGCAATAA
- a CDS encoding ABC transporter permease, whose protein sequence is MLLKRLAQAVVTMFIAVIAIFLAVRALPANPVIAQFGQHAVPEKIEKEMEERGWNKPLWQQTLSFVGQLGSGDLGESFARPGEKISSRLSQAIPATLELTFAAMMLAIPLGIFIGTLAALWRGAWPDWISMALALLGVSVPVFFLAICLIAAFPAMPSGLRLPPGTFHNLRTEFYFFESLLTGNWQLAAMSARHLILPAIALSTIPLAVISRITRNSMLEVLDSDYLRTARAKGASLTRMIARHAFPNASLSVLNIVGFQFGMLLSGAILTETVFNWPGLGRYVVDAIRDYDYSVVQACALVMAAIFVTLNLTLDVLFLFLDPRLRDRGQA, encoded by the coding sequence ATGCTTCTTAAGCGGCTTGCTCAAGCAGTCGTCACCATGTTTATTGCGGTGATCGCCATCTTTCTGGCGGTCCGCGCGCTTCCTGCCAATCCGGTGATCGCCCAATTCGGACAACATGCGGTTCCCGAAAAGATTGAAAAAGAAATGGAAGAACGAGGTTGGAACAAACCTCTCTGGCAGCAAACGCTGAGCTTCGTTGGGCAACTCGGAAGTGGAGATCTCGGTGAATCGTTTGCGCGCCCTGGCGAAAAAATCAGTTCGCGATTGAGTCAGGCAATTCCAGCCACACTTGAGCTGACGTTTGCGGCAATGATGCTGGCGATTCCGTTGGGGATCTTTATCGGAACGCTCGCTGCTTTGTGGCGAGGTGCTTGGCCAGATTGGATTTCTATGGCATTGGCCCTGCTGGGAGTTAGCGTTCCCGTGTTCTTTCTGGCGATTTGCCTGATCGCCGCATTTCCAGCGATGCCCAGTGGTCTGCGTCTTCCGCCGGGTACGTTTCATAACCTACGGACGGAGTTTTACTTCTTCGAGTCCTTGCTGACTGGCAACTGGCAGTTGGCTGCCATGAGTGCGCGTCATTTGATTTTGCCTGCGATTGCCCTGTCGACAATTCCACTGGCCGTCATATCACGAATTACACGAAACAGCATGCTTGAAGTACTCGACTCGGACTATCTAAGAACGGCAAGAGCCAAGGGGGCAAGCCTGACGCGAATGATCGCGCGACATGCGTTTCCAAATGCTTCGCTATCGGTGTTGAATATTGTCGGATTTCAATTCGGCATGCTTTTGTCAGGAGCGATACTGACGGAAACCGTTTTTAATTGGCCCGGTCTCGGACGCTACGTTGTCGATGCAATACGCGACTACGACTACTCGGTCGTCCAAGCGTGTGCCCTGGTGATGGCTGCTATTTTTGTCACGCTGAATTTGACGCTTGATGTTTTGTTTCTCTTTCTCGATCCACGTTTGCGTGACCGGGGGCAAGCGTGA
- a CDS encoding ABC transporter permease, with protein MLKVPGLWIGGGLIFLFLFSAIFADVIAPYGPDQRDGQNQLPSSKHLLGTDSNEKDVLTRVLHGSRLSLLASITSISCAVVIGVGLGVLAGYRGGRTDMFVMRLIDIWLSFPSLLIAFLVIAALRPGWTAVIMAVALINVPVFARQIRAEMLSLKHAAYVEAAIAAGANPFYLVTFVFLPAVSGTIWVLATLGLGHAILEVAGLSFLGIAGDPSHAEWGAMLVEAKEYLHVTIWPALAPGIAISLTILGFNLFGDGLKELLSRRSRSF; from the coding sequence ATGCTAAAAGTGCCAGGTTTGTGGATTGGGGGAGGTTTGATTTTTCTCTTTCTTTTCAGTGCCATCTTCGCGGACGTCATCGCGCCTTACGGTCCTGATCAACGTGATGGGCAAAATCAGTTACCTAGTTCGAAGCACCTGCTTGGAACGGATTCAAATGAGAAAGATGTTCTTACGCGTGTGCTGCATGGATCGCGGTTGTCGCTCCTAGCGAGCATTACTTCTATTAGTTGTGCGGTAGTGATCGGAGTTGGACTGGGCGTATTGGCCGGGTACCGTGGCGGGCGAACCGATATGTTTGTCATGCGGCTGATCGATATCTGGCTTTCGTTTCCAAGCTTGCTGATTGCTTTTTTAGTAATTGCGGCACTGCGGCCTGGCTGGACGGCGGTCATTATGGCGGTAGCGCTGATAAATGTTCCTGTCTTCGCTCGACAGATTCGTGCAGAGATGCTTTCGCTGAAACATGCGGCATATGTCGAGGCCGCGATTGCCGCTGGGGCGAATCCGTTTTACCTGGTTACGTTTGTGTTTCTACCAGCGGTGAGCGGTACCATCTGGGTACTTGCTACGTTAGGGCTTGGGCATGCAATTTTGGAAGTTGCCGGACTTTCTTTCCTGGGGATTGCCGGCGATCCTTCGCACGCTGAGTGGGGGGCCATGTTGGTTGAAGCGAAAGAATATCTTCACGTTACCATATGGCCGGCACTTGCTCCGGGGATCGCAATTTCGTTAACCATCCTCGGGTTCAATCTCTTCGGCGATGGGCTGAAGGAACTGCTTAGCCGACGATCAAGAAGTTTTTGA
- a CDS encoding aldose 1-epimerase, with protein sequence MGLEVVEIRDEATGSFAKIVPGFGFNCFQFVANVDGENVDVLWAADDFVAGTARPSSSGIPLLFPFPGRIKGTKLIWEDREFTIPEGDGRGNAIHGFVLNRAWRVTEQTASKISAEFQASEDDATLLEQWPADFKIQASYEISGNTLTGSYRVENPSSKPLPFGLGTHPYFNVPIGGDSADACEIVVPFTFSWEFKDQLASGNQFNRDSDPFDPMLFKDTQFDNGFGGLEFEDGICTTSIHDPKSGKTIEQQFDDQFDSVVLYNPGHREAFCIEPYTCIPDAFQLRRQGYDGGLRVLPGGESFETTIRIRVK encoded by the coding sequence ATGGGATTGGAAGTCGTTGAAATTCGTGACGAGGCGACTGGCTCGTTTGCAAAAATCGTCCCAGGTTTTGGCTTCAACTGCTTTCAGTTTGTTGCCAATGTTGATGGAGAGAACGTCGACGTTCTTTGGGCTGCCGACGACTTTGTCGCTGGTACCGCACGCCCATCCAGCAGCGGCATCCCCCTGCTCTTTCCGTTCCCTGGCCGCATCAAAGGCACCAAACTAATCTGGGAAGATCGCGAGTTTACCATTCCTGAAGGAGATGGCCGCGGTAATGCAATTCATGGGTTTGTGCTCAACCGTGCATGGCGAGTCACCGAGCAAACAGCGTCGAAGATCAGTGCTGAGTTTCAAGCCTCGGAAGATGACGCCACGCTGCTAGAGCAGTGGCCAGCCGACTTCAAAATTCAAGCCAGCTACGAGATCTCCGGCAACACGTTGACGGGAAGTTATCGCGTTGAAAACCCATCGTCCAAACCGCTGCCTTTTGGCCTCGGAACGCATCCTTACTTCAATGTCCCCATCGGTGGCGATTCAGCTGATGCGTGTGAGATTGTCGTCCCCTTCACATTCTCGTGGGAATTCAAAGATCAACTCGCCAGTGGGAATCAATTCAACCGAGACTCAGATCCATTTGATCCCATGCTGTTCAAAGACACTCAGTTCGACAACGGCTTTGGTGGTCTAGAATTCGAAGATGGTATCTGCACGACATCCATTCACGATCCTAAGTCAGGGAAAACGATCGAACAACAATTCGACGACCAGTTTGATTCTGTGGTGCTATACAATCCTGGTCATCGTGAAGCGTTTTGTATTGAACCGTATACATGTATCCCTGACGCCTTCCAATTGCGTCGCCAAGGATACGATGGTGGGCTCCGGGTTTTGCCAGGGGGCGAATCGTTCGAGACGACAATTCGGATCCGAGTAAAGTAG
- the mutS gene encoding DNA mismatch repair protein MutS — MTPMMQQYHEAKSACGDAILLFRMGDFYELFNDDAVTASKILGMTLTSRDKGENATPMAGFPHHQLDSYLAKLIQHGYRVGICDQVEDPKQAKGIVKREITRILSPGTLTDDSLLSPKESNYLAAVLCEGEEAGISWIELSTGRFLAGMFLAERLADELARIAPSECLLSEGTDALPKHLNGQFLHTQRPAWAFGGKSADEKLSKHFEVKSLDGFGFEDGDRLAVRAAGAILDYLQETQRGSLEHVQSIIPYRQTNAVEIDESTRRSLELTRTIRDQRRDGTLISVLDRCRTPMGSRLMAEWLASPLASVEPISQRYDAVEELKNDQALSEAIGEGLAGVYDLQRLLTRVTTGRASPRDLSFVGRTLAKLPRIKAKVTSRKSKLLGEIESQIDLCPEVHDKLVAALVEECPLTTADGGYIQDGFHTKLDELRGLAAGGKQWIANYQAEESKKSGIPNMKVGFNKVFGYYIEITNTHRDKVPTYFHRKQTLKNAERYITPELKEYEEKVLSADEKAKTLEYELFAELRDLVQSAADRLRQTASALAQLDALVSLGSLARDRNYCRPKIDDGHELAIVDGRHPVLDVTEDAGTFIPNDTALGGEEDDFVAIITGPNMAGKSTYIRQVGLISIMAQMGSFVPAKEARIGIVDRVFARVGASDELSRGQSTFMVEMTETARILNTATDKSLVILDEIGRGTSTYDGVSLAWSIVEYIHDRIGCRTLFATHYHELADLSQSLEHVTNLNVAVKEWDDKIIFLHKIVSGAADKSYGIYVARLAGIPNDVNERAKQILAQLEQEHLDLEGQSKIRPKKDRHPKSDLQLTLFGPSEHPVVEEIRQADLSGMTPLDAFQKLIQWQSDLKQPPA, encoded by the coding sequence ATGACCCCCATGATGCAGCAGTACCACGAAGCAAAGAGTGCTTGTGGCGATGCGATCCTGCTGTTTCGAATGGGTGACTTTTACGAGCTGTTCAACGACGATGCCGTTACGGCTTCCAAAATCTTGGGCATGACGCTGACGAGTCGCGACAAGGGAGAGAACGCGACCCCTATGGCCGGGTTTCCTCATCATCAGCTCGACTCCTATCTTGCGAAACTGATTCAGCACGGCTACCGCGTCGGCATCTGCGATCAAGTTGAAGACCCGAAACAGGCCAAGGGAATCGTCAAGCGAGAGATTACGCGAATTCTTTCTCCGGGAACACTCACGGATGATTCGCTTCTCAGCCCGAAAGAAAGTAATTACCTGGCCGCCGTATTATGCGAAGGCGAAGAGGCTGGGATTAGTTGGATCGAATTGTCGACGGGGCGATTTCTGGCCGGCATGTTTCTCGCAGAACGGCTCGCTGATGAACTGGCGCGAATTGCACCTTCGGAGTGCCTGTTGTCGGAAGGGACAGATGCGTTGCCCAAACATTTGAATGGGCAATTTCTGCACACACAGAGGCCCGCTTGGGCATTTGGAGGCAAGTCGGCCGACGAGAAACTCTCCAAGCATTTCGAGGTTAAAAGCCTGGATGGTTTTGGGTTTGAAGATGGTGATCGCCTCGCCGTCCGAGCTGCCGGGGCAATTCTCGACTATCTCCAGGAAACACAGCGTGGATCGCTGGAGCATGTTCAGTCGATTATCCCCTATCGTCAGACGAACGCGGTTGAAATCGATGAGTCAACACGCCGCTCGCTTGAATTAACACGGACGATTCGTGATCAACGAAGAGACGGCACGCTGATCTCCGTTCTCGACCGATGCCGCACGCCGATGGGAAGTCGCCTGATGGCGGAATGGCTCGCCAGCCCATTGGCGTCCGTCGAGCCGATTAGCCAGCGATACGATGCCGTCGAAGAACTGAAGAACGATCAGGCACTGTCCGAAGCGATCGGCGAAGGCTTAGCAGGCGTCTATGATTTGCAGCGGTTACTCACCCGCGTTACCACAGGACGAGCAAGCCCACGTGATCTGAGCTTTGTTGGACGGACACTGGCGAAGCTGCCCCGAATTAAAGCCAAAGTCACTTCGCGGAAGAGCAAGTTGTTAGGCGAGATCGAAAGCCAGATCGATCTTTGCCCTGAAGTACACGATAAGCTTGTCGCTGCGCTCGTCGAGGAATGTCCCTTAACGACCGCGGATGGCGGATACATCCAAGATGGCTTCCATACCAAGCTGGATGAACTTCGAGGACTTGCGGCCGGGGGTAAGCAGTGGATTGCCAATTACCAGGCCGAAGAAAGCAAAAAGTCAGGCATCCCGAACATGAAAGTCGGGTTCAACAAAGTCTTTGGCTACTACATCGAGATCACCAATACGCATCGCGATAAAGTCCCGACATACTTCCACCGTAAGCAAACGTTGAAAAATGCGGAACGGTACATCACGCCCGAGCTAAAAGAGTACGAAGAGAAAGTCCTCAGCGCCGACGAGAAGGCCAAAACACTCGAATACGAATTGTTCGCCGAGCTTCGAGATTTGGTTCAATCGGCGGCAGATCGCTTGCGGCAGACTGCATCGGCACTGGCCCAACTGGATGCCCTTGTCTCGCTGGGAAGCTTGGCTCGTGATCGAAACTATTGTCGACCCAAGATCGATGACGGGCACGAGTTAGCAATCGTGGATGGTCGTCACCCCGTACTAGACGTCACCGAAGACGCCGGCACATTTATCCCAAACGATACGGCATTAGGAGGTGAAGAGGACGATTTTGTAGCCATCATCACCGGCCCGAACATGGCAGGTAAAAGTACATACATTCGCCAAGTCGGGTTGATCAGTATCATGGCCCAGATGGGTAGCTTCGTGCCGGCGAAAGAAGCTCGTATTGGCATTGTTGATCGCGTGTTTGCCCGAGTCGGTGCAAGTGACGAGCTATCGCGCGGACAAAGTACGTTTATGGTGGAAATGACCGAGACCGCTCGGATCTTGAATACCGCCACCGACAAGAGTCTTGTGATTCTGGATGAAATCGGACGCGGAACCAGCACGTACGATGGTGTTTCACTAGCTTGGTCGATTGTCGAGTACATTCATGATCGAATCGGTTGTCGAACTCTTTTCGCGACACACTACCATGAACTCGCAGATCTGTCTCAGTCGCTGGAACATGTGACCAATTTGAACGTGGCGGTGAAGGAATGGGACGATAAGATCATCTTCCTGCACAAGATCGTAAGTGGAGCTGCTGATAAAAGCTACGGGATTTACGTTGCCCGTTTGGCAGGTATTCCGAACGATGTCAACGAACGCGCAAAGCAAATCCTTGCTCAGTTAGAGCAAGAGCATCTTGACTTGGAAGGGCAATCCAAAATTCGACCGAAGAAGGATCGCCACCCCAAGTCAGACTTGCAGTTAACGCTGTTCGGACCCAGCGAACATCCTGTCGTGGAAGAAATTCGTCAAGCTGATCTTAGCGGCATGACGCCACTGGATGCGTTTCAAAAGCTGATCCAGTGGCAGAGCGACCTAAAGCAACCCCCAGCTTAG